A region from the Microbacterium lacus genome encodes:
- a CDS encoding endonuclease/exonuclease/phosphatase family protein, protein MLRLLGILATVIFAIAAAILTWPAFFRLERTFPIAQIVSFRGLLAVAFAVIAVVALLLAIARPLRALALSVAVIALVGAVGNAAVLTSRGTGTDALPAKTENTIRVMTWNTAGSATSADTVAQIAVAMDADIVTLPETTIETGGAVAVAMRELGHPMWAHYTDYPETQWDAGSTTLLISPELGDYAVIESSLDGSSNTSTVPSAVAMPTNGDGPIVVAAHAVAPRQSYMQYWRSDLQWLADQCVDDNVIMAGDFNATIDHMTNLGVDGGTLGRCLDGASETGNGGVGTWTAQIPALAGAPIDHVMASSHWRATGSLVLQSMDASGSDHRPLIVQFEPVD, encoded by the coding sequence GTGCTGCGCCTGCTCGGGATCCTCGCGACCGTGATCTTCGCGATCGCGGCGGCGATCCTCACCTGGCCGGCCTTCTTCCGCCTCGAGCGGACCTTCCCGATCGCGCAGATCGTGTCCTTCCGCGGTTTGCTCGCGGTCGCGTTCGCGGTGATCGCCGTCGTCGCGCTGCTGCTCGCGATCGCGCGCCCGCTGCGCGCGCTCGCCCTCTCGGTCGCGGTCATCGCGCTCGTGGGCGCGGTGGGCAACGCCGCGGTCCTCACCTCCCGCGGGACCGGCACGGACGCCCTGCCCGCCAAGACCGAGAACACGATCCGGGTGATGACATGGAACACGGCGGGCTCGGCGACCTCCGCGGACACCGTCGCGCAGATCGCGGTCGCGATGGATGCCGACATCGTGACCCTGCCCGAGACGACGATCGAAACCGGAGGGGCCGTCGCCGTCGCGATGCGCGAGCTGGGGCACCCGATGTGGGCGCACTACACGGACTACCCCGAGACGCAGTGGGATGCCGGCTCGACGACGCTCCTGATCTCGCCGGAGCTCGGTGACTACGCCGTGATCGAGTCCTCTTTGGACGGGTCGAGCAACACCTCCACGGTCCCGAGCGCGGTCGCGATGCCCACGAACGGCGACGGGCCGATCGTGGTCGCCGCCCATGCCGTCGCCCCCCGCCAGAGCTACATGCAGTACTGGCGATCCGACCTGCAGTGGCTCGCCGACCAGTGCGTCGACGACAACGTGATCATGGCGGGCGACTTCAACGCCACGATCGATCACATGACGAACCTCGGTGTGGACGGCGGCACACTCGGACGGTGCCTCGACGGCGCGAGCGAGACCGGCAACGGCGGAGTAGGGACGTGGACCGCGCAGATCCCGGCTCTCGCCGGAGCGCCGATCGATCACGTCATGGCCTCCAGCCACTGGCGGGCGACAGGATCCCTGGTCCTGCAGTCCATGGACGCATCGGGCAGCGACCATCGCCCGCTGATCGTCCAGTTCGAACCGGTCGACTGA
- a CDS encoding aminopeptidase P family protein has product MSTAGEATGTTEATETIPAESGQIPENSTVNRRQGFGDGFLETISDGWAERPEVLPVPREQAPYAARRRDAVSAAFPGRRLVVPAGPYRVRSNDTDYPFRAHSAFAHLTGWACDAVPDSVLVFDPLPAGGHDVTLYFRERADRTTAEFYADASIGEFWIGPRPSRAAVAADLQIPTDHIDAFSASPDDLVVDADADLTRFVSELRLRKDDYEVAQLQLAVDVTADGFDDILADLPRIIAHPRGERIVEGVFHQRARSDGNWEGYDTIAASGPHACYLHWTRNDGAVRPGDLILIDAGVEVDSLYTADITRTIPVSGTFTDVQRRVYEAVREAADAAFAAARPGAKFSELNAAAWRVIAERVHEWGFLPVTPAESLDPATGHHHRRYMVHGTSHHLGIDVHDCAQARRELYAGGTLEPGMVFTIEPGLYFQIDDLTVPEEYRGIGVRIEDDILMTEDGPVNLSAAIPRTADEVEAWIARQSA; this is encoded by the coding sequence ATGAGCACCGCAGGCGAGGCGACCGGCACGACCGAAGCCACTGAGACCATCCCCGCAGAATCCGGGCAGATCCCCGAGAACAGCACTGTGAACCGCCGCCAGGGCTTCGGCGACGGCTTCCTCGAGACGATCTCGGACGGCTGGGCCGAGCGCCCCGAGGTGCTGCCCGTTCCGCGCGAGCAGGCGCCGTACGCCGCACGTCGGCGGGACGCCGTGTCCGCGGCGTTCCCCGGCAGACGGCTCGTGGTTCCCGCGGGGCCGTACCGGGTGCGCAGCAACGACACCGACTACCCGTTCCGTGCGCACTCGGCGTTCGCGCACCTGACCGGGTGGGCCTGTGATGCGGTGCCCGATTCCGTCCTCGTCTTCGACCCGCTCCCAGCGGGCGGCCACGACGTGACGCTGTACTTCCGCGAGCGCGCCGACCGCACCACGGCGGAGTTCTACGCCGACGCGTCCATCGGGGAGTTCTGGATCGGCCCCCGCCCCTCCCGGGCGGCCGTCGCGGCCGACCTGCAGATTCCGACCGATCACATCGACGCGTTCTCGGCATCCCCCGACGACCTCGTCGTCGATGCGGATGCCGACCTCACCCGGTTCGTCTCCGAGCTGCGCCTGCGCAAGGACGACTACGAGGTCGCGCAGCTGCAGCTCGCGGTCGATGTGACAGCCGACGGCTTCGACGACATCCTCGCCGACCTGCCGCGGATCATCGCCCACCCGCGCGGCGAGCGGATCGTCGAGGGCGTCTTCCACCAGCGCGCCCGCAGCGACGGTAATTGGGAGGGGTACGACACGATCGCCGCGTCCGGACCGCACGCGTGCTATCTGCACTGGACCCGCAACGACGGGGCCGTCCGCCCGGGCGACCTCATCCTGATCGACGCGGGCGTCGAGGTCGACAGTCTCTACACCGCCGATATCACCCGCACCATTCCGGTGAGCGGCACCTTCACCGACGTGCAGCGTCGCGTGTACGAGGCGGTGCGCGAAGCCGCCGACGCCGCGTTCGCGGCCGCCCGCCCGGGTGCGAAGTTCAGCGAGCTGAACGCCGCGGCGTGGCGGGTGATCGCCGAGCGCGTGCACGAGTGGGGCTTCCTGCCGGTCACGCCGGCGGAGTCGCTCGACCCGGCCACCGGTCACCATCACCGCCGCTACATGGTTCACGGCACGAGTCACCACCTCGGGATCGACGTGCACGACTGCGCACAGGCGCGGCGCGAACTCTACGCGGGCGGAACGCTCGAGCCCGGCATGGTCTTCACGATCGAGCCCGGTCTGTACTTCCAGATCGACGATCTGACCGTGCCCGAGGAGTACCGGGGCATCGGCGTGCGCATCGAGGACGACATCCTCATGACCGAGGACGGCCCGGTGAACCTCTCTGCTGCGATCCCGCGGACCGCGGACGAGGTCGAAGCGTGGATCGCTCGGCAGAGCGCGTGA
- a CDS encoding gamma-glutamyltransferase family protein: protein MSFTPPEAFTTRPTLTGTFGMSASTHWLATASAQAVLERGGNAFDAVVAGGFVLHVVEPHLNGPGGDLVGIFATATDPGTPVVLMGQGPAPAAATIAHYRAEGLDLIPGAGGLAAAVPGAVDAWLTLLRDHGTWELGDVLAYAIGYARDGHPLLAQAAGTIARVADLFRTHWPSSASLWMPDDRVPAAGTIVRNPAYAAVLDSLVDAGSGIRGDGEADRAARIDAARREWKTGAVARSAARFLAEPHRHSDGADHAAVIATADFAAFDAGYEAAVTVDVRGHTIAKAGAWTQGPALLQTLRILDGYDEIDPSTERGAHTILEALKLALADRDAYYGDGDLALTELLSADYAAVRRAQIGDEASREWRPGHLSGRAPFRPPLRRTAGEPAAAGVGEPTRGDTCHIDVTDRWGNMIAVTPSGGWLQSSPAIPELGFCVGTRLQMMWLDADSPAALRPGSRPRTTLTPTLVLRDGRAVMALGTPGGDQQEQWQVPVLLRMILGGYSAQQAIDAPSLHTTALVDSFWPRGWTPAGVVVEDRLGDAVIDGLRARGHDVTRAGDWSLGRVSAVGRNRDGLIWAAANPRGMQGYAAGR, encoded by the coding sequence GTGAGTTTCACCCCGCCCGAAGCCTTCACCACACGACCGACGCTCACCGGGACATTCGGCATGTCCGCGTCCACGCACTGGCTCGCGACGGCGAGCGCCCAGGCGGTTCTGGAGCGCGGCGGCAACGCGTTCGACGCCGTCGTCGCGGGCGGTTTCGTGCTGCACGTCGTCGAGCCGCACCTGAACGGTCCCGGCGGCGATCTCGTCGGGATCTTCGCCACGGCGACGGACCCGGGAACGCCGGTGGTGCTCATGGGGCAGGGACCCGCACCCGCGGCCGCCACGATCGCGCACTACCGCGCCGAGGGCCTGGACCTCATCCCCGGGGCGGGAGGGCTCGCGGCGGCGGTGCCCGGCGCGGTGGACGCCTGGCTGACCCTCCTGCGCGACCACGGGACGTGGGAACTCGGCGACGTCCTCGCCTACGCGATCGGCTACGCCCGCGACGGTCACCCCCTCCTCGCGCAGGCCGCCGGCACGATCGCGCGGGTCGCCGACCTCTTCAGGACGCACTGGCCGAGCTCGGCGTCGCTGTGGATGCCGGATGATCGGGTGCCCGCCGCGGGCACGATCGTGCGCAATCCGGCTTATGCCGCCGTGCTCGACTCGCTCGTGGACGCCGGGAGCGGCATCCGAGGCGACGGTGAAGCGGACCGCGCGGCGCGCATCGACGCCGCGCGCCGGGAGTGGAAGACCGGCGCCGTGGCCCGCAGCGCGGCCCGGTTCCTGGCGGAGCCTCACCGCCATTCGGACGGCGCCGACCACGCGGCGGTCATCGCGACAGCCGACTTCGCGGCGTTCGACGCGGGCTACGAAGCAGCCGTCACCGTCGACGTCCGCGGTCACACGATCGCGAAAGCGGGTGCGTGGACGCAAGGGCCCGCACTGCTGCAGACGCTGCGCATCCTGGACGGGTACGACGAGATCGACCCGTCCACCGAACGCGGGGCGCACACGATCCTCGAGGCTCTCAAGCTCGCCCTCGCCGACCGCGACGCGTACTACGGCGACGGCGATCTCGCCCTTACCGAACTCCTCTCCGCCGACTACGCCGCCGTTCGCCGCGCACAGATCGGTGACGAAGCCTCTCGCGAGTGGCGTCCGGGGCACCTTTCCGGCCGCGCGCCCTTCCGTCCCCCGCTGCGCCGCACGGCCGGCGAGCCCGCAGCCGCGGGCGTCGGCGAGCCGACGCGCGGTGACACGTGTCACATCGACGTGACCGATCGATGGGGCAACATGATCGCCGTGACCCCGTCCGGTGGGTGGTTGCAGTCCTCCCCCGCCATCCCCGAACTCGGGTTCTGCGTCGGCACCCGGCTGCAGATGATGTGGCTGGATGCCGACTCCCCCGCGGCGCTTCGACCGGGCAGCCGCCCGCGGACGACCCTCACGCCGACGCTCGTCCTCCGGGACGGCCGAGCCGTGATGGCGCTCGGGACACCCGGCGGTGATCAGCAGGAGCAGTGGCAGGTTCCCGTCCTCCTGCGGATGATCCTCGGCGGTTATTCGGCGCAGCAGGCGATCGATGCGCCGTCGTTGCACACGACGGCGCTCGTGGACTCGTTCTGGCCGCGCGGCTGGACACCGGCCGGCGTCGTCGTCGAGGACCGCCTCGGCGACGCCGTGATCGACGGTCTGCGCGCACGCGGGCACGACGTGACCCGCGCCGGCGACTGGTCGCTCGGCAGGGTCTCGGCGGTCGGCCGGAACCGCGACGGTCTAATTTGGGCGGCGGCCAACCCGCGCGGGATGCAGGGCTACGCGGCGGGACGCTGA
- a CDS encoding alpha/beta family hydrolase, giving the protein MTRPDPARLRVELPSGPVDVSVDHEPVEDPWAALVIAHGAGAGFRHPFLIGLSRGMRAEGVSTVRFNFAYVEAGRRMPGPASHAVLAWSAAMEYAQAHAPGVPVWAAGKSYGGRMASMAAAEGAIAPRGLVYLGYPLHPPGDPTKSRAAHLPAVVMPQLFVEGTKDPFVDPHAQLEEAVASCRDAQIAWVDGGGHSFEVKGRKRPADEVGAALAPLVAGFLRERS; this is encoded by the coding sequence TTGACCAGGCCCGACCCGGCTCGCCTGCGCGTCGAGCTGCCGTCGGGTCCGGTGGACGTGTCCGTCGACCACGAACCCGTCGAAGACCCCTGGGCGGCGCTCGTGATCGCGCACGGCGCCGGAGCGGGCTTCCGGCATCCGTTCCTCATCGGCTTGTCCAGAGGGATGCGCGCCGAGGGCGTGTCGACCGTGCGGTTCAATTTCGCGTACGTCGAAGCGGGCAGGCGCATGCCGGGTCCGGCCTCGCACGCGGTCCTCGCGTGGAGCGCCGCGATGGAGTACGCGCAGGCCCATGCGCCGGGTGTGCCGGTGTGGGCGGCGGGGAAGTCCTACGGTGGCCGGATGGCATCGATGGCGGCCGCCGAGGGTGCGATCGCGCCCCGCGGCCTGGTGTACCTGGGCTATCCGCTGCACCCGCCCGGTGACCCGACGAAGTCGCGGGCCGCACACCTGCCTGCAGTGGTGATGCCACAGTTGTTCGTGGAGGGCACGAAGGATCCGTTCGTGGATCCGCACGCCCAACTCGAGGAGGCTGTCGCGTCGTGTCGGGACGCGCAGATCGCGTGGGTCGACGGCGGCGGACACTCGTTCGAGGTGAAGGGGCGCAAACGCCCCGCGGATGAGGTGGGTGCTGCTCTCGCACCGCTCGTGGCGGGATTCCTGCGCGAGCGCAGCTGA
- a CDS encoding general stress protein, whose amino-acid sequence MSMNGGRFPQSVGDLGQTVASFPTYEAAQKAVSRLIAGEVPARDIAIVGQGLRSVEKVTGKLGYATAARAGATNGVLLGLLFSAILVIGSPSVPIQAFVGVIFVGIALGMLLSIVTYSFVRRRRDFASVMQVVADHYELMIAASSVQRARQVLGGSADDAPPAAAPAAPVPDADAEPPRYGERIRPAASGPQPPVEAPAEPQERPEPPVPADRPEPDAEPPAGGRPDAQS is encoded by the coding sequence ATGAGCATGAACGGTGGGCGGTTTCCGCAGAGCGTCGGCGATCTCGGGCAGACCGTGGCGAGCTTCCCGACGTACGAGGCCGCGCAGAAGGCCGTCTCGCGTCTGATCGCCGGAGAGGTTCCGGCGCGGGACATCGCGATCGTCGGTCAGGGGCTGCGCTCGGTCGAGAAGGTGACGGGCAAGCTCGGCTACGCCACCGCCGCGCGGGCCGGCGCCACGAACGGTGTGCTGCTCGGACTCCTGTTCAGCGCGATCCTCGTGATCGGCTCGCCGTCGGTGCCGATCCAGGCGTTCGTGGGCGTGATCTTCGTCGGAATCGCCCTGGGCATGCTGCTCAGCATCGTCACGTACTCGTTCGTGAGGCGCCGTCGCGACTTCGCGTCGGTGATGCAGGTCGTCGCCGACCACTACGAGCTCATGATCGCGGCCTCGAGCGTCCAGCGCGCGCGGCAGGTCCTGGGCGGATCCGCGGACGACGCTCCGCCCGCCGCGGCGCCCGCGGCGCCGGTTCCGGATGCCGATGCCGAGCCACCCCGCTACGGTGAGCGCATCCGGCCGGCCGCGTCCGGCCCGCAGCCGCCGGTCGAGGCCCCGGCCGAGCCACAGGAGCGGCCCGAGCCGCCCGTGCCCGCCGACCGGCCCGAGCCGGACGCCGAGCCGCCGGCCGGCGGCCGTCCGGACGCACAGTCTTGA
- a CDS encoding magnesium transporter MgtE N-terminal domain-containing protein — MSTQRVFVARLSGCSVFDPAGDRLGKVRDVVVIYRKEDPPRVVGLVVEIPGRRHVFVSIGRVTSIATGQVITTGLINVRRFQQRGGEVRVLTELVGRRVFLADGSGTAVIEDVAIERNRLGEWDVGQLFLRRPRTSASPFAKGPTTFANWSEVHEQQLPGESQSAEQLVATFSDLRPADLANSLLDLSDERMIEVAEELSDERLADALEEMPEEEQVHILEQLGDERAADILDAMEPDDAADLLGQLPDARSEQLLELMEPEEAEDVRALLQYGPDTAGGLMTSEPIVLSADATVAEALALIRRHELHPALAASVFITLPPYETPTGRLLGTVHFQRMLRYPPHERLGAIIDDTLDPVPATATAAEVARMLASYNLVSLPVVDKARRLVGAVSVDDVLDYLLPDDWRSYGGDEQSDGDDPRVPAVPVTTAAVPRRR; from the coding sequence GTGAGCACGCAGAGGGTCTTCGTCGCACGCCTGTCGGGGTGCTCCGTCTTCGACCCCGCCGGCGATCGCCTCGGCAAAGTCCGCGACGTCGTCGTGATCTATCGCAAGGAGGATCCGCCGCGCGTCGTGGGACTCGTCGTCGAGATCCCGGGCCGCCGGCACGTGTTCGTCTCGATCGGCCGGGTCACCTCGATCGCCACCGGGCAGGTGATCACGACCGGGCTGATCAACGTGCGCCGCTTCCAGCAGCGCGGCGGTGAGGTGCGCGTGCTCACCGAACTCGTCGGGCGACGCGTGTTCCTCGCCGACGGATCCGGCACCGCAGTCATCGAGGACGTCGCGATCGAGCGCAACCGTCTCGGCGAGTGGGACGTCGGCCAGCTTTTCCTCCGGCGTCCCCGTACGAGCGCATCGCCGTTCGCGAAGGGCCCGACCACGTTCGCGAACTGGTCGGAGGTGCACGAGCAGCAATTGCCCGGCGAGTCCCAGTCCGCCGAGCAGCTGGTCGCCACGTTCTCCGACCTGCGTCCCGCCGACCTCGCGAACAGCCTCCTCGACCTGTCCGACGAGCGCATGATCGAGGTCGCCGAGGAGCTGTCCGACGAGCGCCTCGCCGACGCTCTGGAGGAGATGCCCGAAGAGGAGCAGGTGCACATCCTCGAACAGCTCGGCGACGAGCGCGCCGCCGACATCCTCGACGCGATGGAACCGGACGACGCGGCCGATCTCCTCGGCCAGCTCCCGGATGCCCGCTCCGAACAGCTCCTCGAGCTCATGGAGCCTGAAGAGGCCGAGGACGTCCGCGCGCTGCTGCAGTACGGACCCGACACCGCCGGCGGTCTCATGACGAGCGAGCCGATCGTGCTGTCCGCCGATGCGACGGTCGCCGAAGCCCTCGCGCTGATCCGCCGTCACGAGCTGCATCCTGCCCTGGCGGCATCCGTGTTCATCACCCTCCCGCCCTACGAGACGCCCACCGGGCGCCTGCTCGGGACGGTGCACTTCCAGCGGATGCTGCGGTACCCGCCGCACGAGCGGCTCGGGGCGATCATCGACGACACCCTCGACCCGGTGCCGGCCACCGCCACCGCGGCCGAAGTGGCCCGGATGCTGGCCAGCTACAACCTCGTCTCGCTTCCGGTGGTCGACAAGGCCCGTCGCCTGGTGGGTGCGGTGAGCGTGGACGACGTCCTGGACTACCTGCTGCCGGACGACTGGAGATCGTACGGCGGTGACGAACAGTCCGACGGGGATGACCCGCGTGTGCCGGCCGTGCCGGTGACGACGGCCGCAGTGCCGAGGAGGCGATGA
- a CDS encoding DUF1003 domain-containing protein: MARSSRLPSLDAPRGRTGMLSRNPQPSRDRFGRFSEAFARGMGTSGFLIGMTVFVAVWLAWNTFAPVPLQFDPRSTNFTLLTLILSLQASYAAPLILLAQNRQDDRDRVQIEQDRQRAERNLADTEYLAREIVALRMVVADVSEDIVTKEVLRNEIKALLEQLDDRAATPRVHADTTER, translated from the coding sequence ATGGCCCGCAGCTCACGTCTGCCCTCGCTCGACGCGCCCCGCGGCCGCACCGGGATGCTCAGCCGCAATCCGCAGCCCTCACGGGACCGCTTCGGCCGGTTCTCCGAGGCGTTCGCCCGCGGAATGGGCACGTCCGGCTTCCTGATCGGCATGACGGTCTTCGTGGCCGTCTGGCTCGCTTGGAACACGTTCGCCCCGGTGCCGCTGCAATTCGATCCGCGCTCGACGAACTTCACCCTGTTGACCCTGATCCTCTCGCTGCAGGCCTCGTACGCTGCGCCGCTCATCCTGCTGGCCCAGAACCGGCAGGACGACCGCGACCGCGTGCAGATCGAGCAGGACCGCCAGCGCGCCGAGCGCAACCTCGCCGACACCGAGTACCTCGCTCGCGAGATCGTGGCGCTGCGCATGGTGGTCGCCGACGTCTCGGAGGACATCGTGACCAAAGAGGTGCTGCGGAACGAGATCAAAGCGCTCCTGGAGCAGCTGGACGATCGCGCGGCGACCCCACGCGTGCACGCGGACACGACAGAGCGGTGA